One genomic segment of Jaculus jaculus isolate mJacJac1 chromosome 2, mJacJac1.mat.Y.cur, whole genome shotgun sequence includes these proteins:
- the Rasgef1b gene encoding ras-GEF domain-containing family member 1B isoform X1 produces the protein MPQTPPFSAMFDSSGYNRNLYQSAEDSCGGLYYHDNNLLSGSLEALIQHLVPNVDYYPDRTYIFTFLLSSRLFMHPYELMAKVCHLCVEHQRQSDPDSDKMRKIAPKILQLLTEWTETFPYDFRDERMMRNLKDLAHRIASGEETYRKNVQQMMQGLIRKLAALSQYEEVLAKISSTSADRLTVLKNKPQSIQRDIITVCSDPYTLAQQLTHIELEKLNYIGPEEFVQAFVQKDPLDNDKSCYTERKRTRNLEAYVEWFNRLSYLVATEICMPVKKRHRARMIEYFIDVARECFNIGNFNSLMAIISGMNMSPVSRLKKTWAKVKTAKFDILEHQMDPSSNFYNYRTALRGAAQRSLTAHSSREKIVIPFFSLLIKDIYFLNEGCANRLPNGHVNFEKFWELAKQVSEFVTWKQVECPFERDRKVLQYLLTVPVFSEDALYLASYESEGPENNIEKDRWKSLRSSLLGRV, from the exons ATGCCTCAGACGCCTCCCTTTTCAGCAATGTTTGACAGCAGTGGTTACAACCGAAACCTCTACCAGTCTGCTGAGGACAGCTGTGGAGGGTTGTATTACCATGACAACAACCTGCTTTCTGGGTCTCTGGAAGCACTTATCCAGCACTTAGTACCTAACGTGGATTACTATCCAGAT AGAACATACATCTTTACCTTCCTACTCAGTTCTCGCTTATTTATGCATCCGTATGAACTAATGGCAAAAGTCTGCCACTTGTGTGTTGAGCACCAGCGACAGAGTGATCCTGACAGTGACAAG ATGAGAAAAATTGCACCTAAAATTCTTCAACTCTTGACAGAATGGACTGAAACATTTCCTTATGATTTTCGAGATGAAAGGATGATGAGAAACTTAAAAGATCTGGCACACAGAATAGCCAGTGGCGAGGAG ACATACCGGAAGAACGTCCAGCAGATGATGCAGGGTCTCATCCGCAAGCTCGCTGCCCTCAGCCAGTACGAGGAAGTCCTGGCAAAGATCAGCTCCACATCTGCAGATCGGCTAACGGTCCTGAAAAACAAGCCCCAGTCCATCCAGAGAGATATCATTACTGTCTGCAGCGACCCTTACACCTTGGCCCAGCAGCTGACTCATATAGAGCTG GAGAAGCTCAATTACATTGGGCCAGAAGAATTTGTTCAGGCATTTGTGCAGAAGGACCCTTTGGACAATGACAAG AGTTGCTACACTGAACGGAAGAGAACAAGAAACCTTGAAGCCTATGTAGAATGGTTTAATCGCCTGAGCTACTTGGTTGCTACAGAAATCTGCATG CCCGTGAAGAAGCGACACCGAGCAAGAATGATTGAATATTTCATCGACGTAGCTCGAGAATGCTTCAACATTGGCAACTTTAATTCCTTGATGGCAATAATCT CTGGCATGAACATGAGCCCGGTGTCACGACTGAAAAAGACTTGGGCCAAAGTGAAGACTGCAAAGTTTGACATTCTTGAG CATCAGATGGATCCTTCAAGCAATTTCTATAACTATCGAACAGCACTTCGAGGGGCAGCACAGAGATCCTTGACAGCTCATAGCAGCAGAGAGAAG ATTGTGATACCGTTCTTCAGTCTGTTAATCAAAGATATTTATTTCCTCAATGAGGGCTGTGCCAACCGCCTTCCAAATGGCCATGTCAATTTTGAG AAATTCTGGGAGCTGGCCAAGCAAGTGAGTGAGTTTGTGACGTGGAAACAAGTGGAGTGTCCATTCGAGCGGGACCGGAAGGTCTTGCAGTACCTGCTTACAGTCCCCGTGTTCAGTGAGGATG CTCTCTACTTGGCGTCTTATGAGAGTGAAGGACCTGAAAATAACATAGAGAAGGACAGATGGAAGTCTCTAAG GTCCAGCCTCCTAGGCAGAGTTTAA
- the Rasgef1b gene encoding ras-GEF domain-containing family member 1B isoform X4, translated as MPQTPPFSAMFDSSGYNRNLYQSAEDSCGGLYYHDNNLLSGSLEALIQHLVPNVDYYPDRTYIFTFLLSSRLFMHPYELMAKVCHLCVEHQRQSDPDSDKMRKIAPKILQLLTEWTETFPYDFRDERMMRNLKDLAHRIASGEEQTYRKNVQQMMQGLIRKLAALSQYEEVLAKISSTSADRLTVLKNKPQSIQRDIITVCSDPYTLAQQLTHIELEKLNYIGPEEFVQAFVQKDPLDNDKSCYTERKRTRNLEAYVEWFNRLSYLVATEICMPVKKRHRARMIEYFIDVARECFNIGNFNSLMAIISGMNMSPVSRLKKTWAKVKTAKFDILEHQMDPSSNFYNYRTALRGAAQRSLTAHSSREKIVIPFFSLLIKDIYFLNEGCANRLPNGHVNFEKFWELAKQVSEFVTWKQVECPFERDRKVLQYLLTVPVFSEDALYLASYESEGPENNIEKDRWKSLRSSLLGRV; from the exons ATGCCTCAGACGCCTCCCTTTTCAGCAATGTTTGACAGCAGTGGTTACAACCGAAACCTCTACCAGTCTGCTGAGGACAGCTGTGGAGGGTTGTATTACCATGACAACAACCTGCTTTCTGGGTCTCTGGAAGCACTTATCCAGCACTTAGTACCTAACGTGGATTACTATCCAGAT AGAACATACATCTTTACCTTCCTACTCAGTTCTCGCTTATTTATGCATCCGTATGAACTAATGGCAAAAGTCTGCCACTTGTGTGTTGAGCACCAGCGACAGAGTGATCCTGACAGTGACAAG ATGAGAAAAATTGCACCTAAAATTCTTCAACTCTTGACAGAATGGACTGAAACATTTCCTTATGATTTTCGAGATGAAAGGATGATGAGAAACTTAAAAGATCTGGCACACAGAATAGCCAGTGGCGAGGAG CAGACATACCGGAAGAACGTCCAGCAGATGATGCAGGGTCTCATCCGCAAGCTCGCTGCCCTCAGCCAGTACGAGGAAGTCCTGGCAAAGATCAGCTCCACATCTGCAGATCGGCTAACGGTCCTGAAAAACAAGCCCCAGTCCATCCAGAGAGATATCATTACTGTCTGCAGCGACCCTTACACCTTGGCCCAGCAGCTGACTCATATAGAGCTG GAGAAGCTCAATTACATTGGGCCAGAAGAATTTGTTCAGGCATTTGTGCAGAAGGACCCTTTGGACAATGACAAG AGTTGCTACACTGAACGGAAGAGAACAAGAAACCTTGAAGCCTATGTAGAATGGTTTAATCGCCTGAGCTACTTGGTTGCTACAGAAATCTGCATG CCCGTGAAGAAGCGACACCGAGCAAGAATGATTGAATATTTCATCGACGTAGCTCGAGAATGCTTCAACATTGGCAACTTTAATTCCTTGATGGCAATAATCT CTGGCATGAACATGAGCCCGGTGTCACGACTGAAAAAGACTTGGGCCAAAGTGAAGACTGCAAAGTTTGACATTCTTGAG CATCAGATGGATCCTTCAAGCAATTTCTATAACTATCGAACAGCACTTCGAGGGGCAGCACAGAGATCCTTGACAGCTCATAGCAGCAGAGAGAAG ATTGTGATACCGTTCTTCAGTCTGTTAATCAAAGATATTTATTTCCTCAATGAGGGCTGTGCCAACCGCCTTCCAAATGGCCATGTCAATTTTGAG AAATTCTGGGAGCTGGCCAAGCAAGTGAGTGAGTTTGTGACGTGGAAACAAGTGGAGTGTCCATTCGAGCGGGACCGGAAGGTCTTGCAGTACCTGCTTACAGTCCCCGTGTTCAGTGAGGATG CTCTCTACTTGGCGTCTTATGAGAGTGAAGGACCTGAAAATAACATAGAGAAGGACAGATGGAAGTCTCTAAG GTCCAGCCTCCTAGGCAGAGTTTAA
- the Rasgef1b gene encoding ras-GEF domain-containing family member 1B isoform X3: protein MSSSTIFSTLASEKPLADCKKEQQWNPGYSSISPACLTSPLTEKPGSKESMPQTPPFSAMFDSSGYNRNLYQSAEDSCGGLYYHDNNLLSGSLEALIQHLVPNVDYYPDRTYIFTFLLSSRLFMHPYELMAKVCHLCVEHQRQSDPDSDKMRKIAPKILQLLTEWTETFPYDFRDERMMRNLKDLAHRIASGEEQTYRKNVQQMMQGLIRKLAALSQYEEVLAKISSTSADRLTVLKNKPQSIQRDIITVCSDPYTLAQQLTHIELEKLNYIGPEEFVQAFVQKDPLDNDKSCYTERKRTRNLEAYVEWFNRLSYLVATEICMPVKKRHRARMIEYFIDVARECFNIGNFNSLMAIISGMNMSPVSRLKKTWAKVKTAKFDILEHQMDPSSNFYNYRTALRGAAQRSLTAHSSREKIVIPFFSLLIKDIYFLNEGCANRLPNGHVNFEKFWELAKQVSEFVTWKQVECPFERDRKVLQYLLTVPVFSEDALYLASYESEGPENNIEKDRWKSLRSSLLGRV from the exons gaGAGTATGCCTCAGACGCCTCCCTTTTCAGCAATGTTTGACAGCAGTGGTTACAACCGAAACCTCTACCAGTCTGCTGAGGACAGCTGTGGAGGGTTGTATTACCATGACAACAACCTGCTTTCTGGGTCTCTGGAAGCACTTATCCAGCACTTAGTACCTAACGTGGATTACTATCCAGAT AGAACATACATCTTTACCTTCCTACTCAGTTCTCGCTTATTTATGCATCCGTATGAACTAATGGCAAAAGTCTGCCACTTGTGTGTTGAGCACCAGCGACAGAGTGATCCTGACAGTGACAAG ATGAGAAAAATTGCACCTAAAATTCTTCAACTCTTGACAGAATGGACTGAAACATTTCCTTATGATTTTCGAGATGAAAGGATGATGAGAAACTTAAAAGATCTGGCACACAGAATAGCCAGTGGCGAGGAG CAGACATACCGGAAGAACGTCCAGCAGATGATGCAGGGTCTCATCCGCAAGCTCGCTGCCCTCAGCCAGTACGAGGAAGTCCTGGCAAAGATCAGCTCCACATCTGCAGATCGGCTAACGGTCCTGAAAAACAAGCCCCAGTCCATCCAGAGAGATATCATTACTGTCTGCAGCGACCCTTACACCTTGGCCCAGCAGCTGACTCATATAGAGCTG GAGAAGCTCAATTACATTGGGCCAGAAGAATTTGTTCAGGCATTTGTGCAGAAGGACCCTTTGGACAATGACAAG AGTTGCTACACTGAACGGAAGAGAACAAGAAACCTTGAAGCCTATGTAGAATGGTTTAATCGCCTGAGCTACTTGGTTGCTACAGAAATCTGCATG CCCGTGAAGAAGCGACACCGAGCAAGAATGATTGAATATTTCATCGACGTAGCTCGAGAATGCTTCAACATTGGCAACTTTAATTCCTTGATGGCAATAATCT CTGGCATGAACATGAGCCCGGTGTCACGACTGAAAAAGACTTGGGCCAAAGTGAAGACTGCAAAGTTTGACATTCTTGAG CATCAGATGGATCCTTCAAGCAATTTCTATAACTATCGAACAGCACTTCGAGGGGCAGCACAGAGATCCTTGACAGCTCATAGCAGCAGAGAGAAG ATTGTGATACCGTTCTTCAGTCTGTTAATCAAAGATATTTATTTCCTCAATGAGGGCTGTGCCAACCGCCTTCCAAATGGCCATGTCAATTTTGAG AAATTCTGGGAGCTGGCCAAGCAAGTGAGTGAGTTTGTGACGTGGAAACAAGTGGAGTGTCCATTCGAGCGGGACCGGAAGGTCTTGCAGTACCTGCTTACAGTCCCCGTGTTCAGTGAGGATG CTCTCTACTTGGCGTCTTATGAGAGTGAAGGACCTGAAAATAACATAGAGAAGGACAGATGGAAGTCTCTAAG GTCCAGCCTCCTAGGCAGAGTTTAA